The sequence below is a genomic window from Anopheles cruzii chromosome 3, idAnoCruzAS_RS32_06, whole genome shotgun sequence.
GGTCCGGGCCATcaacaccggcgaaaggctcGAGCCAGGACCGATGCCACCGTTCGAGGACCACAAGCAGATCACGCTCTCCACGGGAGTCGTGTTCGACGGGCATCCCTTCGGGTGGTATTACGGCGACTGCAAGGTGCAACCGAAGGAAACACCTTACCACCTGGGCGACACGGTTCGCGCGATGTTCATCGCTGGCAATCCGCGCAACAACCTGATGCACGAGGCAACCTACTTCACCGTGGAACGGCTACGGACCGATGCCGAGCGGTCACTCGAGACCAACAGCGTGGAAGAGCCCCAGCCCGCCGACGGCAAATGGGAGGTGATTGCGACGGATGCGAACTGGGAAACGAAATTCAAATGGTACCGACGGTCGACACTGTTCGCGTACAGTGACATCGAGCTGGAGTGGGAGATCACCGACGTGGTCGATCCTGGAACGTACCGGATCCAGCACTTTGGTTACTGGCGCTACATTCTGGGCGGCACATTCCCTTACAACGGGACGACACGAAACTTTTACGTCGAGTAGCCGTGCTCCGGGCGGATATCACTTGTGCCAATAATAGAGTATACACGCGACGCCGTGAGCGGTCCGGAAGAGCTGTAAGCTCGAAGGAACTGTATGCAACGCACAGTATGATGGGTTTAGTTGGGTTGGGATAGATCGCGTAAGTACGTTGAAAGAGACACCCCGCCGTCGGAGCCAGTGGACGACAGTACGTGATTTCGCTAGCACACCGATACGGTTCGATATTTataccaaaaattaaaatgatttccCTTCCTTCTTCAAAGCTATTTATGGAGCACAACGAATGGTGATGCTATTTGGGAAACGTTTGTTTCCCTTACAAGGTTGTCCAGTTGTTTTGAATGTAAATTAGGCGTATATTTATTAGGCGTTTATTCTGTGCAATAAAAGACATTTTATAGAAGCAGGGAAGTTTTGGCGCCCGTAGCaacaacgttacagtaagaaaacagagattaacattgtcccTGCTATAGGCCAAACCCGCTTGGCTTGGATTGTGTGATAAGGAGAAGAATGACTCATCACGACCGTGGTACCAAAGAAGCGAAGAAGTTTTTGGTAACGTTCTTCTTTGGCCACATTGCCTAAAGCTTTGAGGAAGGTTGGagattttaaatttgaatcgaacttcgaaaatcgaacctctttgtttacctttttacTTCGAATCGTGATTTCCCCTCCATAGACGTCAGGCGAGCTGTCATCGTCGAGTGGAATGTCGAGAGAAAAAGAATCGCTTCAGAGTAAGGCAATTGTCGAAAACAAAGCCCCGTCTGAGGAGGACGTTAAGTGCGACTCGCTTTTCGTGGGGTTGGAGTGCTCTTACGTGTCCTGCCCGGGCCGATATCTGGCCAACTAGTGCGTCCGAGTGTGACAATATGTATCAACCGTACATTAATCAGGTGGTCCAATCGCTTCAGACGTTCAGCTCGAACGAATTGCGTGATTTGCTGGGCGACGACGAGAAGCTAGACGAACGGGTCAATGAAGCGGTAAAGGATGAAGCATTAGATGGGGGGTGACTCATCTCAATCAAAACACTTCACACGCCACCCTTTCTGAACTTGTAGGTAAAATCACTCGAATCTTCTAAAGAGCTGCAACTGGTAGAGAACCGAAGACTGGCTGAGGAAAATTTAAGGCAGGAACCGAGATTAATTGAGTTGCGCTCGCGGGTGCAGGAACTGTCCGTAGAGGGGCGAAAGCTGGCCACATCCGTGAATGAAAAAATGAATGAACTTAGTAAGTACATTCGCACGTAGCCTTGAATGCTGTTTCGCTCAAATGACTGTCATTTACTGTCCGCTTGCTGTAGAATCAAAATCGGGTAATACGAATCCGGAAACGATGCTCGCCCTGCTacagactgctgctgctgaatgcgAAGAGGAGTCCGAGGTGCTTGAGAAACAGTGTTTAAACAACGAACTGGCGATTGACGCATTTCTAGACCAATTTATGGCCGTCCGCAAGCTGATGCACTGTAGGAGAGCCAAAGCGGACAAGATGATCGAATTGCTGCGTAACCAGTCGAACGCCAACCGTAGCACTGTCTCCGGTGCTACGTTCGTCAATCAGCACGGCACACCGTTCCCGCCGGCGCGCCAATCGGGAGGATCTAAGTTCTACCTACCTCccgcaccgaccaccg
It includes:
- the LOC128272794 gene encoding vacuolar protein sorting-associated protein 37B codes for the protein MYQPYINQVVQSLQTFSSNELRDLLGDDEKLDERVNEAVKSLESSKELQLVENRRLAEENLRQEPRLIELRSRVQELSVEGRKLATSVNEKMNELKSKSGNTNPETMLALLQTAAAECEEESEVLEKQCLNNELAIDAFLDQFMAVRKLMHCRRAKADKMIELLRNQSNANRSTVSGATFVNQHGTPFPPARQSGGSKFYLPPAPTTGSPPAVPYPVGMPSMPPLPMFRPPHF